A genomic segment from Jatrophihabitans sp. encodes:
- a CDS encoding CARDB domain-containing protein: CDTYTLNFEAPADYWNSHDGSVTVGIKWGLPSDDFDLYVYDSAGTKIKDSAAPLTTSESVDLGQLPPGAYTVKVVPYQTAGGSYSGTATVSAFDIPTAMKFPENRSAVEKELVQDYPLNIVFVGRTPSAAEVADLKSRIPTHYRPPVSNKSDNACELSQVGAGLLNWNKCKSASDDAPYFLGITYRYQVNVLVASEAYTKSLFQVAKNNTAQAQDYRSGKARGQNQAKYDAAFGNYRTLAKGGDVAYKVTQPTKTDLIDGYAIEDWIFNSRLDAANSCAFKNAETGACVAASVVNPDPSAYHDPFYDKNGLNLDRMPQGLNNGSSYFFLDTFTPNYAKDYFRPNAYHTYGTDAVINGTIIPKPIEQGGSWRITDPDTKAWDGVDFGRTWGGRYRFHFVDLGAAPNDYEDASWANYGVGMSSDYPHGDPPVWQYTADPLWTQSGESCLTSGPGVPGVGDLPWRNDTPCRMMPRLARDVAYGLFFRSTPGYLYRPIPRGDVNWLAVSNWTDFYSRPQWVNGQLTNGGGVYGTWWTNSDLLYKIDSVNATTHDDTLRWLSSATPYARWVGRKGEVIPLYDPTNNQPTGQQLNVAPKYEDLPAPSHHVKITATGTDLVPEPLHDGNHVHTDYGVNLTEVSNTLEKAKATGADATHDLTGTGTYDDAVNGSVVRDYIDSHPHGIADHVEGVNTIPSINMTWEKAYTWSLPFIVGGIAFYTEDGEAWGVLNNVNDRMKTKLSHYPAVQPGDAPGSKRSLTDQALPTQDPGSGMSYTVEHEAAHNLGLSHPHDGSYGVDKCPAGDPKAGQWECYWSGLGWMYDISAAPTTYAMSYRPYEVEDQDNLQRGHVAEYLMGAQEALTDRLSKEAKAGGSTPSAAWAADYDRMKQWRSQAGELFRKGDYLHAEYAARNASLAARGFPQTPANTSDPKLVEAGQVFYFNVHPQGTGEKPNLTPTNLSAAQPTPKQTVLTAAVSNPSGVPATEVVVQFLDGTTPVGTSAPVNVGAGATVDVSVRWNTTGVKGDRSITAVVDPANAIAESNESDNRLTRTVTVKGNKVTNGSFESGTSQPTSWTSSGTLYDTSGAHSSDGTDAVGLSSKVASITSAAIPVQAGQTYQFAATLVSGTAPSVSVKYLDAGGNLLRSVEPALSGLTGSLAVPSGATQLKITLAAPITLGVGQMIWIDDVWVW, translated from the coding sequence CTTGTGACACCTACACGTTGAACTTCGAGGCACCGGCGGACTACTGGAACTCGCACGACGGCAGCGTGACCGTGGGTATCAAGTGGGGTCTGCCCAGCGATGACTTCGATCTGTACGTCTACGACTCGGCCGGAACCAAGATCAAGGACTCGGCAGCTCCGCTCACCACTTCCGAAAGCGTTGATCTCGGCCAGCTGCCGCCGGGCGCGTACACGGTCAAGGTCGTGCCGTATCAGACTGCGGGCGGGTCGTACTCGGGGACGGCGACGGTCAGCGCCTTCGACATTCCGACCGCTATGAAGTTCCCGGAGAACCGTTCGGCGGTGGAGAAGGAGCTCGTCCAGGACTACCCGCTGAACATCGTTTTCGTCGGCCGCACGCCGTCCGCCGCGGAGGTCGCCGACTTGAAGTCGCGCATCCCCACGCACTACCGGCCGCCGGTGTCGAACAAGTCGGACAACGCGTGCGAGCTGTCGCAGGTCGGGGCGGGCTTACTCAACTGGAACAAGTGCAAGAGTGCCAGCGACGATGCGCCGTACTTCCTGGGAATCACCTACCGGTACCAGGTTAACGTCCTGGTGGCGTCCGAGGCTTACACCAAGTCGCTGTTCCAGGTGGCCAAGAACAACACCGCCCAGGCGCAGGACTACCGCAGCGGCAAGGCGCGGGGCCAGAACCAGGCCAAGTACGACGCCGCGTTCGGCAACTACCGGACGCTGGCCAAGGGTGGGGACGTTGCCTACAAGGTCACCCAGCCGACGAAGACGGACCTGATCGACGGCTACGCCATTGAGGACTGGATCTTCAACTCCCGCCTCGACGCCGCGAACAGCTGCGCCTTCAAGAACGCCGAGACCGGCGCCTGCGTCGCCGCCTCGGTCGTCAACCCGGACCCGAGCGCGTACCACGACCCGTTCTACGACAAGAACGGCCTCAACCTCGACCGGATGCCGCAGGGGCTGAACAACGGCTCGTCCTACTTCTTCCTCGACACGTTCACGCCCAACTACGCGAAGGACTACTTCCGCCCGAACGCGTATCACACCTACGGCACGGACGCGGTCATCAACGGGACGATCATCCCGAAGCCGATCGAGCAGGGTGGGTCGTGGCGTATCACCGACCCGGACACCAAGGCCTGGGACGGCGTCGACTTTGGCCGCACCTGGGGTGGGCGGTACCGCTTCCACTTCGTCGACCTCGGCGCCGCGCCGAACGACTACGAGGATGCGTCGTGGGCCAACTATGGGGTGGGGATGTCGAGCGACTACCCGCACGGCGACCCGCCGGTGTGGCAGTACACGGCCGACCCGCTGTGGACGCAGTCCGGCGAGAGCTGCCTGACATCGGGTCCCGGGGTGCCTGGCGTCGGTGACCTGCCGTGGCGCAACGACACCCCCTGCCGGATGATGCCGCGCCTCGCGCGCGATGTCGCCTACGGCCTGTTCTTCCGGTCGACGCCCGGCTACCTGTATCGGCCGATCCCGCGCGGTGACGTCAACTGGCTGGCGGTGTCGAACTGGACGGACTTCTACTCGCGTCCACAGTGGGTGAACGGCCAGCTCACCAACGGCGGCGGCGTCTACGGCACCTGGTGGACCAACTCCGACCTGCTCTACAAGATCGACTCCGTCAACGCCACCACGCACGACGACACGCTGCGCTGGCTGTCCTCCGCCACGCCCTACGCCCGCTGGGTGGGTCGCAAGGGCGAGGTCATCCCGCTTTACGACCCGACCAACAACCAGCCCACGGGGCAGCAGCTCAACGTGGCTCCCAAGTACGAGGACCTGCCGGCGCCCTCGCACCACGTCAAGATCACCGCCACCGGCACCGATCTTGTTCCGGAGCCCCTCCACGACGGCAATCACGTGCACACCGACTACGGCGTGAACCTGACCGAGGTCTCGAACACGCTGGAGAAGGCAAAGGCCACCGGCGCCGACGCGACGCACGACCTGACCGGCACCGGCACGTACGACGACGCGGTGAACGGTTCCGTCGTGCGCGACTACATCGACTCGCACCCGCACGGCATCGCCGACCACGTGGAGGGCGTCAACACGATCCCGTCGATCAACATGACGTGGGAGAAGGCCTACACCTGGTCGCTGCCGTTCATCGTCGGCGGCATCGCCTTCTACACCGAGGACGGCGAGGCCTGGGGCGTGCTGAACAACGTCAACGACCGGATGAAGACCAAGCTGTCGCACTACCCGGCGGTCCAGCCGGGTGACGCACCCGGTTCGAAGCGATCGCTGACGGATCAGGCGCTGCCCACGCAGGACCCGGGGTCCGGCATGTCCTACACCGTCGAGCACGAGGCCGCACACAACCTCGGCCTGTCGCACCCGCACGACGGTTCCTACGGCGTGGACAAGTGCCCCGCGGGCGACCCGAAGGCCGGTCAGTGGGAGTGCTACTGGTCCGGGCTGGGCTGGATGTACGACATCTCGGCCGCCCCGACCACCTACGCGATGTCCTACCGGCCTTACGAGGTCGAGGACCAGGACAACCTGCAGCGCGGGCACGTCGCGGAATACCTGATGGGTGCGCAGGAAGCACTCACCGACCGGTTGTCCAAGGAGGCCAAGGCCGGGGGGAGCACGCCCAGCGCGGCCTGGGCAGCCGACTACGACCGAATGAAGCAGTGGCGGTCGCAGGCCGGCGAGTTGTTCCGCAAGGGCGACTACCTGCACGCCGAGTACGCCGCGCGCAACGCCTCGCTCGCTGCTCGCGGCTTCCCGCAGACACCGGCGAACACCTCCGACCCGAAGCTCGTCGAAGCCGGCCAGGTCTTCTACTTCAACGTCCACCCGCAGGGCACGGGCGAGAAGCCGAACCTGACGCCGACGAACCTCAGCGCGGCCCAGCCGACGCCCAAGCAGACCGTGCTGACCGCAGCAGTGAGCAACCCGTCCGGCGTGCCGGCGACCGAGGTCGTCGTGCAGTTCCTCGACGGCACGACACCGGTAGGCACGTCCGCGCCGGTCAACGTCGGGGCGGGCGCCACGGTGGATGTCTCGGTCAGGTGGAACACCACTGGGGTCAAGGGCGACAGGTCGATAACGGCGGTAGTCGACCCGGCCAACGCGATCGCCGAGTCCAACGAGTCGGACAACCGGCTCACCCGCACCGTCACGGTCAAGGGCAACAAGGTCACGAACGGCTCGTTCGAGTCGGGCACTTCCCAGCCCACGTCCTGGACGTCGAGCGGCACGCTCTACGACACGTCGGGCGCGCACTCAAGTGACGGCACGGACGCGGTGGGGCTCAGCTCGAAGGTCGCGTCGATCACCTCCGCTGCCATTCCGGTCCAGGCAGGGCAGACCTACCAGTTCGCCGCCACCCTGGTCTCCGGCACCGCGCCCTCCGTGTCGGTCAAATACTTGGACGCGGGCGGGAATCTCCTACGTTCGGTCGAGCCGGCCCTGTCCGGTCTGACCGGCTCGCTCGCGGTGCCGAGCGGAGCGACGCAGCTGAAGATCACTTTGGCCGCGCCTATCACACTGGGCGTCGGGCAGATGATCTGGATCGACGACGTCTGGGTCTGGTGA
- the guaA gene encoding glutamine-hydrolyzing GMP synthase produces the protein MQTDTVLVVDYGAQYAQLIARRVREANVYSEIVPCSMPVAEMLAREPKAIILSGGPASVYAPGAPAVDPGLFDGGVPVFGICYGFQAMTQALGGEVANTGGSEFGRTLLSIQTAGTLFGNGDSAHEPRQVWMSHGDEVTRAPEGFVVTASSAGAPVAAFEDTGRCLAGVQFHPEVLHTEHGQQLLKNFLYDIAGLKPTWTDANIIDEQVELIRAQVGKSRVICGLSGGVDSAVAAALVQRAIGDQLTCVFVDHGLLRAGEAEQVETDFVAATGVSLKIVDARQQFLDALAGVSDPETKRKIIGREFIRSFEQAERELIASTESGPPFEFLVQGTLYPDVVESGGGTGTANIKSHHNVGGLPEDLQFSLVEPLRSLFKDEVRRVGLELGLPEGIVWRQPFPGPGLGIRIVGAVDAERLEILRRADSIARAELSAAGLDRSIWQCPVVLLADVRSVGVQGDGRSYGHPIVLRPVSSEDAMTADWTRVPYDVLEKISTRITNEVREVNRVVLDVTSKPPGTIEWE, from the coding sequence GTGCAGACCGACACCGTGCTCGTCGTTGACTATGGGGCGCAGTACGCGCAGCTGATCGCTCGCCGGGTGCGGGAGGCCAACGTCTACTCCGAGATCGTGCCTTGCTCGATGCCGGTCGCCGAGATGCTGGCCCGCGAGCCGAAGGCGATCATCCTGTCGGGCGGGCCGGCCTCGGTGTACGCGCCGGGCGCGCCGGCCGTCGACCCGGGCCTGTTCGACGGCGGCGTTCCGGTGTTCGGGATCTGCTACGGCTTCCAGGCGATGACCCAGGCGCTCGGTGGCGAGGTGGCCAACACCGGCGGTTCGGAGTTCGGCCGGACGCTGCTGTCGATCCAGACGGCGGGGACGCTGTTCGGCAATGGTGATAGCGCCCACGAGCCACGCCAGGTCTGGATGTCGCACGGTGACGAGGTGACCCGGGCGCCCGAGGGGTTCGTGGTGACCGCGTCGTCAGCGGGAGCGCCGGTGGCGGCCTTCGAGGACACCGGCCGGTGCCTGGCCGGCGTGCAGTTCCACCCCGAGGTGCTGCACACCGAGCACGGCCAGCAGCTGTTGAAGAACTTTCTTTACGACATCGCCGGTTTGAAGCCGACCTGGACCGACGCCAACATCATCGACGAGCAGGTCGAGCTGATCCGCGCACAGGTCGGAAAATCCCGGGTGATCTGCGGGCTGTCCGGCGGGGTGGACTCGGCGGTGGCCGCGGCGCTGGTGCAGCGCGCGATCGGTGACCAGCTGACCTGCGTGTTCGTCGATCACGGGCTGCTGCGGGCCGGCGAGGCCGAGCAGGTGGAGACCGATTTCGTCGCCGCCACCGGGGTGTCGTTGAAGATCGTCGACGCCCGCCAGCAGTTTCTGGACGCCCTGGCCGGGGTGAGCGACCCGGAGACCAAGCGCAAGATCATCGGCCGGGAGTTCATCCGGTCCTTCGAGCAGGCCGAGCGCGAGCTGATCGCCTCGACCGAGTCCGGCCCGCCGTTCGAGTTTCTGGTGCAGGGCACGCTGTATCCGGACGTGGTGGAGTCCGGCGGCGGCACCGGGACCGCCAACATCAAGAGCCATCACAACGTCGGGGGACTGCCGGAGGACCTGCAGTTCTCGCTGGTGGAACCGCTGCGTTCGCTGTTCAAGGACGAGGTGCGCCGGGTCGGCTTGGAGCTCGGGTTGCCCGAGGGCATCGTCTGGCGCCAGCCGTTCCCGGGGCCGGGGCTGGGCATCCGGATCGTCGGGGCGGTGGACGCCGAGCGGTTGGAGATCCTGCGCCGGGCCGACTCGATCGCCCGGGCCGAGCTGTCGGCGGCCGGGCTGGACCGTTCGATCTGGCAGTGCCCGGTGGTGCTGCTGGCCGACGTCCGCTCGGTCGGCGTGCAGGGTGACGGGCGGTCCTACGGGCATCCGATCGTGCTGCGGCCGGTGTCGTCGGAGGACGCGATGACCGCGGACTGGACCCGGGTGCCCTATGACGTGCTGGAGAAGATCTCGACCCGGATCACCAACGAGGTGCGCGAGGTCAACCGGGTGGTGCTGGACGTGACCAGCAAGCCCCCCGGCACCATCGAGTGGGAGTAG
- a CDS encoding oxidoreductase, with protein MSWNVSQLPSFAGRTALVTGANSGIGWQTALELARHGARVRLGSRDAGRGVAAVRRIREQLPAADVELVRLDLASLASIEAVAEAWDGPLHLLVNNAGVMAPPNLRKTTDGFELQFGTNHLGHFALTGRLLPALLAAGASGDSARVVTVSSLLHRGGRPGPLRGELDAGYSPQRAYADSKLANLLFAFELQRRAGSHAAPLTSTAAHPGLAQTNLMLSPDGLGANALMRGVRHSVGRLMFQPAAAGAHPTLYAAGVAAPGSYSGPQWPGGMRGPAGPARPSRTAQDPRLAAELWDLSEELTGVRYPWS; from the coding sequence ATGTCATGGAACGTCTCGCAGCTGCCCTCATTCGCCGGCCGGACGGCGCTGGTCACCGGAGCCAACTCCGGCATCGGCTGGCAGACCGCGCTGGAGCTGGCCAGGCACGGCGCCCGGGTCCGGCTGGGCAGCCGCGACGCCGGGCGCGGCGTGGCGGCGGTGCGCCGGATCCGGGAGCAGCTGCCGGCCGCCGACGTCGAGCTGGTGCGGCTGGATCTGGCCTCACTCGCCTCGATCGAGGCGGTGGCCGAGGCCTGGGACGGCCCGTTGCACCTGCTGGTCAACAACGCCGGGGTGATGGCGCCGCCGAACCTGCGCAAGACCACAGACGGCTTCGAGCTGCAGTTCGGCACCAACCACCTGGGCCACTTCGCGCTGACCGGACGGCTGTTGCCGGCGCTGCTGGCAGCCGGGGCGTCCGGTGACAGTGCCCGGGTGGTGACCGTGTCGTCGCTGCTGCACCGCGGTGGCCGGCCGGGCCCGCTGCGCGGCGAGCTCGATGCCGGTTACTCGCCGCAGCGGGCCTATGCCGACTCCAAGCTGGCCAACCTGCTGTTCGCGTTCGAACTGCAGCGCCGCGCCGGGTCGCACGCCGCGCCGCTGACCTCGACGGCGGCCCATCCCGGCCTGGCGCAGACCAACCTGATGCTCAGCCCGGACGGGTTGGGGGCCAACGCCCTGATGCGCGGGGTGCGCCACTCCGTGGGCCGGCTGATGTTCCAGCCGGCCGCGGCCGGCGCCCACCCGACGCTGTACGCCGCCGGCGTCGCCGCGCCCGGCTCGTACAGCGGCCCGCAGTGGCCCGGCGGCATGCGCGGGCCGGCCGGGCCGGCGCGGCCGAGCAGGACGGCACAGGACCCACGGCTGGCCGCCGAGCTGTGGGATCTGAGCGAGGAGCTGACCGGGGTCCGCTATCCGTGGTCCTGA
- a CDS encoding magnesium transporter CorA family protein, with protein sequence MTEVVIRTRLWRDGVLEKEDFAFEELSDYLDQPGCLVWADLQAPDEALLAELGVELSLDKLAIEDAVAHHERPKSSRYPTHTFLTARALRLDRESGELSDLAVSAFVLKQALVTVHAGQWFDIDTIVKRWDENAELMRHGVKALVWGMLDVLVDGHFEVVQSLDDEIEDLEDLLFDQSNGVHQLQRRTFALRKSLVRTRRAVLPMREVVNTLARRDNDIPHELRPYFDDLYDHVLRATEWTESLRDMVSSVFETNLSLQDARLNTILKKLTSFTALIAIPTAVTGFYGQNVPYPGFGQHSGFISSVVVISVLAGALYLAFKRAGWL encoded by the coding sequence ATGACCGAAGTAGTCATCCGCACCAGGCTCTGGCGCGACGGCGTCCTGGAGAAGGAGGACTTCGCCTTCGAGGAGCTCTCGGACTACCTCGACCAGCCCGGCTGCCTGGTCTGGGCCGACCTGCAGGCCCCGGACGAGGCCCTGCTCGCCGAACTTGGCGTGGAGCTGTCGCTGGACAAGCTGGCGATCGAGGACGCGGTGGCCCACCACGAGCGCCCCAAGTCATCGCGCTACCCCACGCACACCTTTCTCACCGCCCGCGCGCTGCGGCTCGACCGCGAGAGCGGCGAGCTCAGCGACCTGGCGGTCTCGGCCTTCGTGCTCAAGCAGGCCCTCGTCACCGTGCACGCGGGCCAGTGGTTCGACATCGACACGATCGTCAAGCGCTGGGACGAGAACGCCGAGCTGATGCGCCACGGGGTGAAGGCGCTGGTCTGGGGGATGCTCGACGTGCTGGTCGACGGTCACTTCGAGGTCGTGCAGTCCCTCGACGACGAGATCGAGGACCTGGAGGACCTGCTGTTCGACCAGTCCAACGGAGTCCACCAGCTGCAGCGCCGGACGTTCGCGCTGCGCAAGTCGCTGGTCCGGACCCGCCGGGCGGTGCTGCCGATGCGCGAGGTGGTCAACACCCTGGCACGGCGCGACAATGACATCCCGCACGAGCTCCGGCCTTATTTCGACGACCTGTACGACCACGTGCTGCGCGCCACCGAGTGGACCGAGTCACTGCGCGACATGGTCAGCTCGGTCTTCGAGACCAACCTCTCGCTGCAGGACGCCCGGCTGAACACGATCCTGAAGAAGCTGACGTCCTTCACCGCGCTGATCGCCATCCCGACCGCGGTCACCGGGTTCTACGGGCAGAACGTGCCCTATCCCGGCTTCGGCCAGCACTCCGGCTTCATCTCCAGCGTTGTCGTCATCTCAGTGCTGGCCGGCGCGCTCTACCTGGCGTTCAAGCGCGCCGGATGGTTGTAG
- a CDS encoding GuaB3 family IMP dehydrogenase-related protein: protein MPETVEIGLGRDARRGYHLDEVALVPTRRTRGSSVVSTAWQIDAHTFELPLVAAPSDAVVSPSTAAEIERLGGLAVLNGEGLWARYEDPAQALASIVDESGCSTSTLQQLYAQPVSSELLARRTSELQAAGIRVAVRLSPQHTVALSPAVLKAGVDLLVIQGTVISAEHVGSDDAADDALNLKTFIADLDIPVLVGGVTNYQTALHLMRTGAAGVIIGYGAHSGSTTHSALGIDVPMATAIADAAAARRDYLDETGGRYVHLIAYGDITTGGDIAKALVCGADAVMLGEALAGAAEAPGGGRYWDPTASHPRVPRSALVDLGVDPGDRPSLAELLLGPTADPSGERNLFGSLRRVMAKCGYSSVKEFQKAELIVTCLR, encoded by the coding sequence ATGCCTGAAACCGTTGAGATCGGACTGGGTCGTGACGCCCGCCGCGGGTACCACCTGGACGAGGTCGCGCTGGTGCCGACCCGGCGTACCCGGGGGTCCTCGGTGGTCTCGACCGCGTGGCAGATCGACGCGCACACCTTCGAGCTGCCGCTGGTGGCAGCGCCGTCGGACGCGGTGGTCTCGCCCTCGACGGCGGCTGAAATCGAGCGCCTCGGCGGCCTGGCCGTGCTCAACGGCGAGGGTCTGTGGGCACGGTATGAGGACCCGGCGCAGGCACTGGCCAGCATCGTCGACGAGTCCGGCTGCAGCACCAGCACGCTGCAGCAGCTCTATGCCCAGCCGGTCTCGTCCGAGCTGCTGGCCCGCCGCACCAGCGAACTGCAGGCCGCCGGAATCAGGGTGGCGGTCCGGCTGTCGCCGCAGCACACCGTGGCGCTGTCACCGGCGGTGCTCAAGGCCGGCGTCGACCTGCTGGTCATCCAGGGCACCGTGATCTCGGCCGAGCACGTCGGCTCCGACGACGCGGCCGATGACGCGCTGAACCTCAAGACCTTCATCGCCGACCTCGACATTCCGGTGCTGGTGGGCGGCGTGACCAACTACCAGACCGCGCTGCACCTGATGCGCACCGGCGCCGCCGGGGTGATCATCGGCTACGGAGCCCACTCCGGCTCGACGACCCATTCCGCGCTGGGCATCGACGTCCCGATGGCCACCGCGATCGCCGACGCGGCGGCGGCCCGCCGGGACTACCTGGACGAGACCGGCGGCCGCTACGTCCACCTGATCGCCTATGGCGACATCACCACCGGCGGCGACATCGCCAAGGCATTGGTCTGCGGAGCCGACGCGGTGATGCTCGGCGAGGCGCTGGCCGGCGCCGCCGAAGCTCCGGGCGGCGGGCGCTACTGGGATCCGACGGCCTCCCACCCCCGGGTGCCGCGCTCGGCCCTGGTCGATCTCGGCGTCGACCCGGGGGACCGCCCGTCACTGGCGGAGCTGCTGCTCGGCCCGACCGCGGACCCCAGCGGTGAGCGCAACCTGTTCGGATCGCTGCGCCGGGTGATGGCCAAGTGCGGCTACTCCTCGGTGAAGGAGTTCCAGAAGGCCGAGCTGATCGTCACCTGCCTGCGCTGA
- a CDS encoding tRNA (cytidine(34)-2'-O)-methyltransferase, whose amino-acid sequence MFRIAFLEPKIPPNTGNAIRLVAATGSELHLIGPLGFDLSDAKLRRAGLDYHDLASVVVHRDLEAAWAAWAGSAGSAGSAGSAGPAGPAGGRVYAFTTRAGTRFTEISYRPGDVLLFGTEPSGLPAAVLADPRISAEVRIPMLAGRRSLNLSNAAAVAAYEAWRQHGFAGA is encoded by the coding sequence ATGTTCCGGATCGCCTTTCTGGAACCCAAGATCCCGCCCAACACCGGCAACGCCATCCGGCTGGTGGCGGCCACCGGCAGCGAGCTGCACCTGATCGGGCCGCTGGGCTTCGACCTGTCCGATGCCAAACTGCGCCGGGCGGGGCTGGACTACCACGACCTGGCCTCGGTCGTCGTGCACCGCGACCTGGAGGCGGCCTGGGCCGCTTGGGCTGGCTCGGCGGGCTCGGCGGGCTCGGCGGGCTCGGCGGGCCCGGCGGGCCCGGCGGGTGGGCGGGTCTACGCCTTCACCACCCGGGCCGGCACTCGTTTCACCGAGATCAGCTACCGGCCCGGTGACGTGCTGCTGTTCGGCACCGAGCCGTCGGGGCTGCCCGCGGCGGTGCTGGCCGATCCGCGAATCAGCGCCGAGGTGCGCATCCCGATGCTGGCCGGACGGCGCTCGCTGAACCTGTCCAACGCCGCGGCCGTGGCGGCGTACGAGGCCTGGCGCCAGCACGGGTTCGCCGGCGCCTGA
- a CDS encoding prolyl oligopeptidase family serine peptidase, translating into MQTAPYGSWKSPITAADTVRTQHPAGGGRYVQGQVWWTELRPAEAGRQSVRRFDADGEPEDVLPAPWNARTRVHEYGGASWTPGPDGSLLFTEFTDQRLYRLAAGASVPEPISPAGSEPATLRYAEPQLSADGSEVWCIREIHRPDGTISRDVCAVPLDGSAVEDPSRIRSVVSGSHFLTHARLSPDGTKLAWIAWEHPQMPWDGTELRVAELTADGVCGPWRTLMGSTTESVLQPEWADNDSLFVISDRSGWWNLYRMSLAEGGYAEPLCPRPEDFAGPLWQLGRHWYEPLADGRLLTVRTLGLDRLAVLDPATGELTDLDLGDLSTLVLNGVREGHALLTCGGARTDAGLRTLELATGELTDLRLTSDELPPAAYLPDALPMTFTGPGGRDVHAFVYPPTSPDFSPPEGELPPYVAFVHGGPTAHVSPSVNPLICYLTSRGMGVVDVNYGGSTGYGRAYRDRLRSQWGVVDVEDTVAAVRGLVDAGMADGDRLAIQGGSAGGWTVLAALTGTEVFACGVSYFGVAELVKFAEQTHDFESRYLDGLIGPLPEALPLYESRAPLNNVDGLSCPVLLLQGLDDPVVPPAQSEMFRDAMVAKGIPHAYLAYPGESHGFRRAETQIHAREAELSFYGQVLGFETPGIPELELWRPED; encoded by the coding sequence ATGCAGACAGCTCCTTACGGCTCGTGGAAGTCCCCGATCACCGCCGCCGACACGGTGCGCACCCAGCATCCGGCCGGCGGCGGGCGCTACGTGCAAGGCCAGGTCTGGTGGACCGAGCTGCGGCCTGCCGAAGCCGGTCGCCAGTCCGTCCGCAGGTTCGATGCCGACGGTGAGCCCGAGGACGTCCTGCCGGCGCCCTGGAACGCCCGCACCCGGGTGCACGAGTACGGCGGCGCCTCGTGGACGCCCGGCCCCGACGGCAGCCTGCTGTTCACCGAGTTCACCGACCAGCGGCTGTACCGGCTGGCTGCCGGCGCCAGCGTGCCGGAGCCGATCAGCCCGGCCGGTTCGGAGCCGGCCACGCTGCGCTACGCCGAGCCGCAGTTGTCGGCCGATGGCAGCGAGGTCTGGTGCATCCGCGAGATCCACCGGCCCGACGGAACCATCAGCCGCGACGTGTGCGCGGTGCCGCTGGACGGCTCCGCGGTCGAGGACCCGTCCCGGATTCGCTCGGTGGTGTCCGGGTCGCACTTCCTGACCCACGCCAGGTTGTCACCGGACGGCACCAAGCTGGCCTGGATCGCCTGGGAGCACCCGCAGATGCCGTGGGACGGCACCGAGCTGCGGGTGGCCGAGCTCACCGCGGACGGGGTGTGCGGGCCGTGGCGGACCTTGATGGGCTCGACCACCGAGTCCGTGCTGCAGCCGGAATGGGCTGACAACGACAGCCTGTTCGTGATCAGTGACCGGTCCGGCTGGTGGAACCTGTACCGGATGTCGCTGGCCGAGGGGGGCTACGCCGAGCCGCTCTGCCCGCGCCCGGAGGACTTCGCCGGTCCGCTGTGGCAGCTGGGCCGCCACTGGTACGAACCGCTTGCCGACGGCCGGCTGCTGACCGTACGCACCCTGGGCCTGGACCGGCTGGCGGTGCTGGACCCGGCCACCGGCGAGCTGACCGACCTCGACCTCGGCGACCTGAGCACCCTGGTCCTGAACGGCGTCCGGGAGGGCCACGCGCTGCTGACCTGTGGCGGGGCCCGGACCGACGCCGGCCTGCGGACGCTCGAGCTGGCCACCGGCGAGCTGACCGACCTGCGGCTCACCAGTGACGAGCTGCCGCCGGCGGCCTACCTGCCCGACGCCCTGCCGATGACCTTCACCGGACCCGGTGGCCGCGACGTCCACGCTTTCGTCTACCCACCGACCAGTCCCGATTTCAGCCCGCCCGAGGGCGAGCTGCCGCCCTATGTCGCCTTCGTGCACGGCGGTCCGACCGCGCACGTGTCGCCGTCGGTGAACCCGCTCATCTGCTACCTGACCAGCCGCGGGATGGGCGTCGTCGACGTCAACTACGGTGGCTCGACCGGTTATGGCCGGGCTTACCGCGACCGGCTGCGCAGCCAGTGGGGCGTCGTCGACGTCGAAGACACCGTGGCCGCCGTACGCGGGCTGGTCGATGCTGGGATGGCTGACGGTGACCGGCTGGCGATCCAGGGCGGCTCGGCCGGCGGCTGGACGGTGCTGGCAGCCCTGACCGGCACCGAGGTGTTCGCCTGCGGGGTGTCCTACTTCGGTGTCGCGGAGCTGGTGAAGTTCGCCGAGCAGACCCATGACTTCGAATCCCGTTACCTTGACGGGCTGATCGGCCCGTTGCCCGAGGCGCTGCCGCTGTATGAGAGCCGGGCGCCGCTGAACAACGTGGACGGCCTGTCGTGTCCGGTGCTGCTGTTGCAGGGCCTGGACGACCCGGTGGTGCCGCCGGCCCAGTCGGAGATGTTCCGCGATGCCATGGTGGCAAAGGGAATTCCGCATGCCTACCTGGCCTATCCTGGTGAGTCGCACGGTTTCCGGCGGGCCGAGACCCAGATCCACGCGCGCGAGGCGGAACTGTCCTTCTACGGGCAGGTGCTGGGCTTCGAGACGCCGGGGATTCCGGAGCTTGAGCTCTGGCGTCCGGAGGACTAG